A part of Cystobacter ferrugineus genomic DNA contains:
- a CDS encoding quercetin 2,3-dioxygenase, whose product MNSVWLKPGAWTLTCALMMTAVPMQSAHAQDNGATDIQKVVPQGKLPGQLAPYFIRNGEGERWLVGGLVATMIARGEDTGEMFELAILTGGRDANLPLHTHARSHEALLVLDGEVELRLGNGHYLMHRGDYASIPPGTPHAIKMRSHRTQLMSWTTGKEVGPLYKALGQAYAGYVQPEKVDPTIAADLKKKAEATADVRFDARPLAKGTPQRVQNATIPDKNVPYVLAAGEGQRMVAGDQLFTFLGDQKNSDGKFIAVMTEGPPGPMIPAHYHEKHTENFFCLDGSMTMRANSETLKVYPGDFVHVPARTIHAYQLNSPYTRFVGFLTPGLFESFFRTLGDKYDGYVYPQKPLPFRFDRVLSKLNELDLKLVESPAPKK is encoded by the coding sequence ATGAACTCCGTTTGGCTGAAGCCAGGCGCGTGGACGCTGACCTGCGCCTTGATGATGACCGCCGTTCCCATGCAGAGCGCCCATGCGCAGGACAACGGCGCCACCGACATCCAGAAGGTCGTGCCGCAAGGCAAGCTGCCCGGGCAGCTCGCGCCCTATTTCATCAGGAATGGTGAGGGCGAGCGGTGGCTGGTGGGTGGGCTGGTCGCGACGATGATCGCCCGAGGAGAGGACACCGGAGAGATGTTCGAGCTCGCCATCCTGACGGGCGGGCGCGACGCGAACCTTCCCCTGCACACCCACGCCCGTTCACACGAGGCCCTCCTGGTGCTCGACGGTGAGGTCGAACTCCGGCTGGGCAATGGGCACTACCTCATGCACCGGGGCGACTACGCCAGCATCCCCCCGGGGACGCCGCACGCCATCAAGATGCGGAGCCACCGGACGCAGCTCATGTCCTGGACCACCGGAAAAGAGGTGGGGCCGCTCTACAAGGCGCTCGGCCAGGCCTACGCCGGCTATGTCCAGCCGGAGAAGGTGGACCCCACGATCGCGGCGGACCTGAAGAAGAAGGCGGAGGCCACCGCGGATGTCCGGTTCGACGCCAGGCCCCTCGCCAAGGGCACGCCCCAGCGCGTCCAGAACGCCACCATCCCCGACAAGAACGTGCCCTACGTGCTCGCCGCCGGCGAGGGCCAGAGAATGGTCGCGGGAGATCAGCTCTTCACCTTCCTCGGCGATCAGAAGAACAGTGATGGCAAGTTCATCGCCGTCATGACCGAGGGCCCTCCGGGTCCGATGATCCCCGCGCACTATCACGAGAAGCACACGGAGAACTTCTTCTGCCTGGATGGCTCCATGACGATGCGGGCCAACAGCGAGACGCTGAAGGTGTATCCGGGCGACTTCGTCCACGTGCCCGCCCGCACGATCCACGCCTACCAGCTCAACAGCCCCTACACGCGCTTCGTCGGGTTCCTCACCCCGGGGCTCTTCGAGTCGTTCTTCCGCACCCTGGGCGACAAGTACGACGGGTATGTCTACCCCCAGAAGCCGCTGCCCTTCCGCTTCGATCGGGTCCTTTCCAAGCTCAATGAGCTGGATTTGAAGCTCGTCGAGTCGCCCGCGCCGAAGAAGTAG
- a CDS encoding LysR substrate-binding domain-containing protein: protein MELRHLRYFVTVAEELHFGRAARRLGIVQPALSMQIKSLEEELGVRLLNRTRRTVELTEAGRLFLEEARRTQEQAERAARVAIRAGRGELGRLDIGFSFNAALSGVLARVLKAFRQRAPDIELVFHEMHPNDQVAALLERRLHVGFITAPSHSMPAELLTARVGTWRLMVALPADHPLSRRDSVPVELLMKESLIDYSSARAELGIPTIEGIAGFVSRTAYRGTNIMAGLNLVAAGFGVTLVPESIVRMNIDIDVAYRPLTGVRARMETSIAYRRDDQSPAVQRFAEVVQALPKT, encoded by the coding sequence ATGGAGCTGCGCCATCTTCGCTATTTCGTCACCGTGGCCGAGGAGCTTCACTTCGGCCGGGCCGCCCGGCGGCTGGGCATCGTGCAGCCCGCGCTGAGCATGCAGATCAAGTCGCTGGAGGAGGAGCTGGGCGTGCGGTTGTTGAACCGGACCCGGCGCACGGTCGAGCTCACCGAGGCGGGCAGGCTCTTCCTGGAGGAAGCACGCCGGACCCAGGAACAGGCCGAGCGGGCGGCCCGGGTGGCGATCCGGGCGGGCCGGGGGGAGCTCGGGCGCCTCGACATCGGGTTCTCGTTCAACGCCGCGCTCTCGGGCGTCCTGGCCCGGGTGCTCAAGGCCTTCCGGCAGCGCGCGCCGGACATCGAGCTCGTGTTCCACGAGATGCACCCGAATGATCAAGTCGCGGCGCTCTTGGAACGGCGCCTCCACGTCGGCTTCATCACGGCACCCTCGCACTCCATGCCCGCCGAGCTGCTCACGGCGAGGGTGGGGACCTGGCGGTTGATGGTGGCCCTTCCCGCCGATCACCCGCTGTCCAGACGGGACAGTGTTCCGGTGGAGCTGCTGATGAAGGAGTCCTTGATCGACTATTCCAGTGCGAGGGCCGAGCTGGGCATTCCCACCATCGAGGGCATCGCGGGCTTCGTCTCCCGCACCGCCTACCGCGGCACCAACATCATGGCGGGCCTCAATCTGGTGGCCGCGGGGTTCGGTGTCACCCTGGTGCCCGAGTCCATCGTGCGGATGAACATCGACATCGACGTCGCCTACCGTCCGCTCACCGGCGTGCGCGCGAGGATGGAGACATCCATTGCCTACCGGCGAGACGATCAATCTCCGGCCGTGCAACGTTTCGCCGAGGTCGTCCAGGCACTGCCCAAGACCTGA
- a CDS encoding nuclear transport factor 2 family protein: MCIETATGAAFRIHFVQHFEVANGRIARMTEYRVWITQESPRANEASGFPLPAAPKEVQPYFRDTFNAGDLDAVMRMYADKAVFVPTPGMAFDQPEAIRKATADFMGLKLPFVMTPRHLYVSGDTALMISDWVLAGT, translated from the coding sequence GTGTGCATCGAGACCGCCACGGGAGCGGCCTTTCGCATCCACTTCGTCCAGCACTTCGAGGTCGCCAACGGACGCATCGCGCGGATGACGGAGTACCGGGTGTGGATCACCCAGGAGTCGCCTCGGGCGAACGAGGCTTCTGGCTTCCCCCTGCCGGCCGCGCCAAAGGAGGTCCAGCCATACTTCCGCGACACCTTCAACGCGGGCGATCTCGATGCTGTCATGAGGATGTACGCGGACAAAGCCGTGTTCGTGCCGACGCCGGGCATGGCGTTCGATCAGCCCGAGGCGATCCGCAAGGCGACGGCCGACTTCATGGGCTTGAAGCTGCCGTTCGTCATGACGCCACGCCACCTCTATGTCTCGGGAGACACGGCGCTGATGATCTCCGACTGGGTGCTTGCCGGCACATGA
- a CDS encoding AHH domain-containing protein, whose amino-acid sequence MSDLEAVAERFGKAVGGTGLRILMMVATMGVSKGLPQVPQGGLGALLRARRFALPEGLTMGSGGVTAVQMAADGSVIVTGVVAGTVASAVGSACSDGSESKEGYRWHHLATNKNDISERSGGPWTPLFERMFARAGMRLDSVENLVYLEGHKGPHPAEYHSEEKRMARYFELMDDRQSTSRWHLGVPVDEQGQEIDPWQFKHGRWIDLEGVPRFPLDVRGDPLDYCWAAFSIPVVHERVVQLFERMDVRDVQFIPVRIEGNEEPCFILNALRIIQCIDDARCRRVEYWKPEDDRPDKLGQYRVVSGLRIDLAKVGDARVFRPWGWRVALIVSEDLKQAMDAEGITGTRFVEV is encoded by the coding sequence GTGAGCGACCTGGAGGCCGTGGCTGAACGCTTCGGCAAGGCGGTGGGAGGCACGGGGCTCCGTATATTGATGATGGTGGCCACCATGGGCGTGTCTAAGGGGTTGCCTCAGGTGCCGCAAGGAGGACTCGGAGCACTGCTGCGTGCGCGTCGGTTCGCGTTGCCTGAGGGCCTGACGATGGGGAGTGGAGGCGTGACGGCGGTGCAGATGGCCGCTGACGGCTCGGTCATCGTGACAGGAGTGGTGGCGGGCACGGTCGCTTCCGCCGTGGGGAGCGCCTGCTCCGATGGCTCCGAGAGCAAGGAGGGTTATCGGTGGCACCATCTGGCGACGAACAAGAACGACATCTCAGAGCGCTCTGGTGGCCCCTGGACGCCCTTGTTCGAGAGAATGTTCGCCAGGGCGGGGATGCGCCTGGACTCAGTGGAGAATCTCGTCTACCTCGAGGGTCACAAAGGCCCCCATCCTGCGGAGTACCATTCGGAAGAGAAGCGCATGGCACGGTACTTCGAGCTGATGGACGACAGGCAGTCGACCTCGCGCTGGCATCTGGGAGTCCCTGTTGACGAGCAGGGGCAAGAAATCGATCCCTGGCAGTTCAAGCATGGGCGCTGGATCGATTTGGAGGGAGTCCCCCGATTCCCACTCGACGTTCGCGGAGACCCACTGGACTACTGTTGGGCCGCTTTCTCCATTCCCGTAGTCCATGAGCGAGTCGTCCAACTCTTCGAGCGGATGGATGTCCGGGACGTGCAGTTCATCCCCGTTCGGATCGAGGGGAATGAAGAGCCCTGTTTCATCCTCAATGCGCTGCGCATCATCCAGTGTATCGACGATGCCAGATGCCGACGGGTGGAGTACTGGAAGCCCGAGGATGACCGTCCCGACAAACTGGGACAGTACCGGGTCGTGTCGGGCCTGCGCATCGACCTCGCCAAGGTGGGCGATGCCCGCGTCTTCCGTCCATGGGGATGGCGAGTGGCCCTCATCGTCTCCGAGGACCTCAAGCAGGCCATGGATGCGGAGGGCATCACCGGCACTCGATTCGTTGAGGTGTGA
- a CDS encoding zinc-dependent alcohol dehydrogenase family protein: MRAIRLRKPGGLERLVLGEAELPPVGKGEIRVRLHASSLNYHDYFVVTGKAPTPDGRIPMSDGAGEVVEVGQGVTEFAPGDRVVSTFFPRWLGGEPTIESLSSVPGDADDGYAREEVVAPATSFTRAPAGYSHAEAATLTCAGLTAWRSLFVEATLLPGETVLVQGTGGVSIFALQFAKAAGARVIATSSSDEKLERLTSMGADHVINYKRDEAWGATARRLTGGRGVDHVVEIGGAGTLVQSITACRLRGHIGLIGVLAGFAGQVPTAAIMSGNVRISGLTVGSREHQLAMIRAIEANGIKPVIDSSFPLEGIADAFRRQESGRHFGKICLEW, from the coding sequence ATGCGCGCGATCAGGCTGAGGAAACCTGGTGGGCTCGAGCGGCTGGTGCTCGGAGAGGCGGAGCTGCCGCCAGTTGGCAAAGGTGAAATCAGGGTGCGGCTGCACGCCAGCTCACTCAACTACCACGACTACTTCGTCGTGACTGGCAAGGCCCCGACGCCCGACGGCCGCATTCCGATGTCGGACGGTGCCGGCGAGGTGGTCGAGGTGGGGCAGGGCGTCACCGAGTTCGCACCCGGCGACCGGGTCGTCAGCACCTTCTTCCCGCGCTGGCTGGGCGGTGAGCCGACAATCGAGAGCCTGTCCTCGGTGCCTGGCGACGCGGACGACGGCTATGCGCGCGAGGAGGTGGTGGCGCCCGCGACCTCCTTCACCCGCGCGCCGGCCGGCTACAGCCACGCCGAGGCCGCGACGCTCACCTGCGCCGGGCTCACCGCCTGGCGCTCCCTGTTCGTGGAAGCAACGCTCCTGCCCGGTGAGACCGTGCTCGTCCAGGGCACGGGTGGCGTGTCGATCTTCGCGCTGCAGTTCGCCAAGGCCGCCGGCGCGCGCGTCATCGCCACCTCGTCCTCCGACGAGAAGCTCGAGCGGCTGACCTCGATGGGCGCGGACCATGTCATCAACTACAAACGAGACGAAGCCTGGGGCGCCACCGCGAGGCGGCTGACCGGCGGGCGCGGAGTCGATCATGTCGTCGAGATCGGCGGCGCCGGTACTCTCGTGCAGTCGATCACGGCCTGCCGTCTGCGGGGCCACATCGGGCTCATCGGTGTGTTGGCGGGCTTCGCCGGCCAGGTGCCGACGGCCGCCATCATGTCGGGCAACGTGCGGATCAGCGGATTGACCGTTGGCTCGCGCGAGCATCAGCTCGCGATGATCCGCGCCATCGAGGCGAACGGCATCAAGCCGGTGATCGACTCCAGCTTCCCGCTCGAAGGCATCGCCGACGCCTTCCGCCGCCAGGAGTCGGGTCGCCACTTCGGCAAGATTTGCCTCGAGTGGTGA
- a CDS encoding TPR end-of-group domain-containing protein codes for MVYRAKSLMKQGKSAEALPLYQQAWAAGNRGENTAYSAACAAAREGRKDEAMTWLERSVENGFRDAEWMKQDEDLASLRELPAFTALLARIPTLPPREEEGGNPELKRLMDEDQADRRPPMGSISPDHWKQITERDRQRRQRVSELLDAGAAKTGADFFAAALVFQHGDKLEDYARARELAAEAARRGHPYGLWLTAATWDRWLMRAGQPQRFGTQYMLDKTSRKMNLYPVDPAVTDAERSRWGMPPLAELLPKM; via the coding sequence ATGGTCTACCGCGCCAAGTCCCTGATGAAACAGGGGAAATCCGCCGAGGCGCTCCCGCTCTACCAGCAGGCCTGGGCCGCGGGAAACCGCGGGGAGAACACCGCCTACTCCGCCGCGTGCGCCGCAGCGCGCGAAGGACGAAAGGACGAGGCGATGACGTGGCTGGAGCGCTCCGTGGAGAATGGCTTTCGCGATGCGGAGTGGATGAAGCAGGACGAGGACCTCGCGTCCCTGCGCGAGCTGCCGGCCTTCACCGCGCTGCTCGCCCGGATCCCCACGCTCCCGCCACGCGAGGAAGAGGGGGGCAACCCCGAGCTGAAGCGGCTCATGGACGAGGACCAGGCGGATCGCCGCCCCCCGATGGGCTCCATCAGCCCCGACCACTGGAAGCAGATCACCGAGCGCGATCGGCAACGCCGCCAGCGCGTGAGCGAGCTGCTCGACGCGGGCGCCGCGAAGACGGGCGCGGACTTCTTCGCCGCCGCGCTCGTCTTCCAGCACGGGGACAAGCTCGAGGACTACGCCCGGGCGCGCGAGCTGGCCGCCGAGGCCGCCCGCCGAGGCCACCCCTACGGCCTCTGGCTCACCGCCGCCACGTGGGACCGCTGGCTGATGAGGGCCGGCCAGCCCCAGCGATTCGGCACCCAGTACATGCTCGACAAGACCTCGCGGAAGATGAACCTCTACCCGGTGGACCCGGCGGTGACCGACGCCGAGCGTTCGCGCTGGGGCATGCCGCCGCTCGCGGAACTCCTCCCGAAGATGTAG
- a CDS encoding glycosyl hydrolase: MHLSATLSPLFSRKRFPRLMTAAAVLALSAACGGPLDETASYDDSLGTVEGTLAGALTITRSVSIVDATLERGQTVSASVTYKNNGTTAITAKNIVLTSRAPGGTHANGPFYDLTPRITNRTLQPGESVTLTATRVLTSSDPLGTWELYPTWEDSSSTWLDGAGVAFSVAAAGGGTDTGTSGPWLSGAAGSGVASGAFGTWRGTPVKIASTWSDNNTAAANFWQLDPGAEFGSWQQNLDIAVGALDSGETWAKAATGAYDTRWRQSLTTLKNKWGSRPGTVYIRFAHEMNGNWYPWKVTASDATSFITAWKRYRALQKEIFPAAKLVFNVNRESVSSGIDWRKTFPGAAYVDVMGVDYYNQYPYVATVTDWNSAIQQTDGYGAPKGLAKHLEFARSVGLPLSISEWSGNADNGDSPVFIEQMYNFFKTNGGTGAGKVLYEVLFNVERDNSRWILYPNTRMPNSKARYQQLF; the protein is encoded by the coding sequence ATGCACCTGTCGGCGACCCTGTCCCCCCTCTTCTCTCGCAAGCGCTTTCCCCGGCTCATGACCGCCGCCGCGGTACTCGCCCTCTCGGCGGCCTGCGGTGGACCCCTCGACGAGACCGCGTCCTACGACGACTCCCTCGGCACCGTCGAAGGCACGCTCGCCGGAGCCCTGACCATCACCAGGTCGGTCTCCATCGTGGATGCCACGCTGGAGCGCGGTCAGACCGTGAGCGCGAGCGTGACCTACAAGAACAACGGCACCACCGCGATCACCGCGAAGAACATCGTGCTCACCTCGCGAGCTCCCGGCGGTACGCACGCGAATGGCCCCTTCTACGATCTGACGCCGCGCATCACCAACCGCACCCTCCAGCCGGGTGAGAGCGTGACCCTCACGGCCACGCGCGTTCTCACCTCGAGTGATCCGCTGGGCACCTGGGAGCTCTATCCGACGTGGGAGGACAGCTCGAGCACCTGGCTGGATGGCGCGGGTGTCGCCTTCTCGGTCGCGGCGGCTGGCGGTGGCACGGACACGGGCACCTCGGGCCCCTGGCTCTCCGGCGCCGCGGGCTCCGGCGTGGCCTCGGGCGCGTTCGGCACCTGGCGCGGCACCCCGGTGAAGATCGCCTCCACGTGGTCCGACAACAACACGGCCGCCGCGAACTTCTGGCAGCTCGATCCCGGCGCGGAGTTCGGTAGCTGGCAGCAGAACCTGGACATCGCGGTGGGTGCCCTCGACTCGGGCGAGACCTGGGCCAAGGCGGCCACCGGTGCCTACGACACGCGTTGGCGCCAGTCGCTCACCACGCTGAAGAACAAGTGGGGAAGCCGTCCGGGCACGGTCTACATCCGCTTCGCCCACGAGATGAACGGCAACTGGTACCCCTGGAAGGTCACCGCGAGCGATGCGACGTCGTTCATCACCGCCTGGAAGCGCTACCGCGCGCTGCAGAAGGAGATCTTCCCGGCCGCCAAATTGGTGTTCAACGTCAACCGTGAGTCCGTGAGTTCGGGCATCGACTGGCGCAAGACGTTCCCCGGCGCCGCCTACGTCGATGTGATGGGCGTGGACTACTACAACCAGTACCCCTATGTCGCGACGGTCACCGACTGGAACAGCGCCATCCAGCAGACCGACGGCTACGGCGCTCCCAAGGGTCTGGCCAAGCACCTCGAGTTCGCCAGGAGCGTGGGTCTGCCCCTGTCCATCTCCGAGTGGTCCGGCAACGCGGACAACGGTGACTCCCCCGTGTTCATCGAGCAGATGTACAACTTCTTCAAGACCAACGGTGGCACCGGCGCCGGCAAGGTCCTCTACGAGGTCCTCTTCAACGTGGAGAGGGACAACAGCCGGTGGATCCTCTACCCGAACACCCGCATGCCCAACTCCAAGGCGCGCTACCAGCAGCTCTTCTGA
- a CDS encoding TetR/AcrR family transcriptional regulator produces the protein MGRPSIREKIVEAALDRFHLLGYNACGVQEIVESAGALKGSFYNHFKSKEAMAVEAIERYGQSVGLDILMDETRDPVQRLRDHVDFLVTRLVHHDFERGCLIGSLGNELSHSAPLVREAVERALDQWTELVEKALREAQRDGRLASGLDPARTARFLVNAWQGAVLRMKVVKNREPLDDFLEVTFRSILR, from the coding sequence GTGGGAAGACCCAGCATCCGGGAGAAGATCGTGGAGGCGGCTTTGGATCGCTTCCACCTGCTTGGTTACAACGCCTGCGGCGTTCAGGAGATCGTCGAGTCGGCGGGCGCGCTCAAGGGCTCCTTCTACAATCACTTCAAGTCCAAGGAAGCGATGGCGGTCGAGGCCATTGAGCGGTACGGCCAGAGTGTCGGCCTCGACATCCTGATGGACGAAACGCGCGATCCCGTGCAGCGCCTGCGCGACCACGTCGACTTCCTGGTGACTCGCCTCGTCCACCATGATTTCGAGCGCGGCTGTTTGATCGGCAGTCTGGGCAACGAGCTTTCCCACAGCGCGCCCCTCGTTCGCGAGGCGGTCGAACGCGCCCTGGATCAGTGGACCGAGCTCGTGGAGAAGGCCCTGCGCGAGGCGCAGCGCGATGGGCGGCTCGCGAGCGGACTGGATCCCGCCAGGACCGCGCGCTTCCTCGTGAATGCCTGGCAGGGAGCGGTCCTGCGGATGAAGGTCGTCAAGAACCGGGAGCCCCTGGACGACTTCCTCGAAGTCACGTTCCGCTCCATCCTCCGCTGA
- a CDS encoding alcohol dehydrogenase — protein MSAATYRAVQALGGGKLEVVERPLPKPGSGQVLVTIEACGICHTDALTVEGGFPGLEYPRVPGHEVVGRIAVVGGQVSARWKVGQRVGVGFLSGRCGECESCRRGDFVNCASQPLTGIHFDGGYAEAMIADQHGLVAIPEEFSAVDAAPLLCAGVTTFNALRKSPARQGELVAIQGIGGLGHLGIQFARHMGYRTVAIARGAGKKAMALELGAHHYIDSAAQDPAKALQALGGASVIVATASSPASMGPLLEGLKSQGRLVIVGAGAEPLQVPVTSLLFGERSISGSNTGSPVEAEDMLNFSLLRDIRARIETLPLERAAEGYAKMMSNEARFRMVLTIGAK, from the coding sequence ATGTCCGCAGCGACGTATCGAGCGGTTCAGGCCCTGGGCGGAGGCAAGTTGGAAGTGGTGGAGCGCCCGCTGCCCAAGCCCGGTTCCGGGCAGGTCCTCGTCACGATCGAGGCCTGCGGCATCTGTCACACCGACGCGCTGACGGTTGAGGGTGGCTTTCCAGGACTCGAATACCCCCGGGTGCCAGGTCACGAGGTGGTGGGCCGTATCGCCGTGGTAGGCGGGCAGGTCTCCGCGCGTTGGAAGGTCGGCCAGCGCGTGGGTGTGGGCTTTCTGTCCGGGCGCTGTGGAGAGTGCGAGTCCTGCCGCCGGGGCGACTTCGTCAATTGCGCCAGCCAGCCGCTCACCGGCATCCATTTCGACGGCGGTTATGCCGAGGCGATGATCGCCGATCAGCATGGCCTCGTCGCGATTCCCGAGGAGTTCAGCGCCGTCGACGCGGCGCCGCTGCTGTGCGCCGGCGTCACGACCTTCAATGCGTTGCGCAAGTCGCCGGCGCGGCAGGGCGAACTGGTCGCCATCCAGGGCATCGGCGGGCTCGGGCATCTCGGAATCCAGTTCGCCCGGCACATGGGCTATCGCACCGTGGCGATCGCGCGTGGCGCGGGCAAGAAGGCGATGGCGCTGGAACTGGGCGCCCACCACTACATCGACAGCGCGGCGCAGGATCCGGCGAAGGCCCTCCAGGCGCTCGGAGGCGCGAGCGTCATCGTCGCCACCGCCTCCAGTCCGGCGAGCATGGGGCCCCTGCTGGAGGGGTTGAAGAGCCAGGGGCGGCTGGTGATCGTCGGCGCTGGAGCGGAGCCGCTGCAGGTCCCCGTCACCAGCCTGCTGTTCGGCGAGCGTTCCATCTCGGGCAGCAACACCGGTTCTCCGGTCGAGGCCGAGGACATGTTGAACTTCAGCCTGCTGCGGGACATCCGCGCCCGGATCGAGACCCTGCCGTTGGAGCGGGCGGCGGAAGGCTACGCCAAGATGATGAGCAACGAAGCGCGCTTCCGCATGGTGCTGACCATCGGAGCGAAGTGA
- a CDS encoding alpha/beta fold hydrolase, with translation MTRPVNSEEDFLFLFFTGTDTGRAAGKASLARLDAIQDKVPAVTKESFLRQVKALTQWKGTRARLGELELPILVANGTSDVMLPAYRSYVISQEAPNAKLILYPDAGHGFLFQEIEDFVGQVTRFLA, from the coding sequence ATGACCCGGCCCGTCAACAGCGAGGAGGATTTCCTGTTCCTGTTCTTCACCGGGACGGACACGGGCCGCGCGGCGGGGAAAGCCTCCCTGGCCCGGCTGGATGCCATCCAGGACAAGGTGCCGGCCGTCACGAAGGAGTCCTTCCTGCGTCAGGTCAAGGCCCTGACGCAATGGAAGGGCACGCGCGCGCGCCTCGGGGAACTCGAGCTGCCGATCCTGGTGGCCAATGGCACCTCGGATGTCATGCTCCCCGCCTATCGCTCCTACGTCATCTCGCAGGAAGCGCCCAACGCGAAGCTGATTCTCTACCCCGACGCCGGCCATGGGTTCCTCTTCCAGGAGATCGAGGACTTCGTCGGCCAGGTCACCCGGTTCCTGGCCTGA
- a CDS encoding AHH domain-containing protein encodes MVVSMVGTALVMLVAPEPITKLLAIGLTASLIAYLGTGPVWNLGQGFLWLMEEAKNARSIWRLEDAGHRFGRVLGDNGARVLVIVALTALGGKNAMAAQGPKMPGFARAALRAQTEGGFLLSGALAGEVRSIALSSEAVLNVALAPTAVAAIAMGSGSFIQGDPEGDIHHICTDKNEVSDSTGGPWTPIYEPYFEQAAMSLNDTANLVRIKGHKGPHPREYHQEVLRRIDESMAGCRGVVECRSALVDALTGIARDLTTTGTKLRKLITKNPEG; translated from the coding sequence ATGGTCGTTTCGATGGTCGGGACCGCACTCGTTATGCTCGTTGCGCCCGAGCCCATCACGAAGCTTCTCGCGATTGGGCTGACGGCATCCTTGATCGCGTATCTAGGCACCGGCCCTGTCTGGAATCTCGGGCAGGGATTCCTGTGGCTCATGGAGGAAGCGAAGAACGCCCGAAGCATTTGGCGGCTGGAGGACGCTGGGCACCGTTTTGGGAGGGTGCTCGGGGACAATGGGGCTCGTGTGCTGGTCATTGTCGCTTTGACCGCGCTCGGCGGCAAGAACGCCATGGCCGCGCAGGGGCCGAAAATGCCGGGATTCGCTCGAGCGGCGTTGAGGGCACAAACTGAAGGTGGTTTCCTGCTATCGGGAGCGCTGGCGGGCGAGGTGCGGTCGATTGCCCTCTCCTCGGAGGCGGTGCTGAACGTCGCCCTTGCGCCAACGGCCGTCGCGGCGATTGCCATGGGGTCCGGAAGCTTCATTCAAGGCGATCCCGAGGGAGACATCCACCACATCTGCACAGACAAGAATGAGGTTTCCGATTCGACTGGTGGTCCTTGGACGCCGATTTACGAACCGTATTTCGAGCAGGCGGCAATGAGCCTCAATGACACCGCGAACCTGGTGCGGATCAAGGGGCACAAGGGACCGCATCCACGCGAGTACCATCAAGAGGTGCTCAGGCGTATCGATGAATCCATGGCGGGATGTCGAGGTGTCGTAGAATGTCGCTCCGCATTGGTTGACGCACTGACGGGTATTGCCCGAGACCTCACAACCACAGGCACCAAACTGCGGAAGCTCATTACGAAGAATCCCGAGGGATGA
- a CDS encoding imm11 family protein — protein MKQRFFDLSIDVDVRERWYLTTPITAEGQQVDDVWAFTSGERIAPPGRLRVPVSRPGRPLDFTSAGVGLTPIISSRVASVFREMAPNDVQLFPVDVDGQAEPYFLLVVARTVRCINDAACEEVRLWKPEDGRPEKVGRYRVVSGLRIDKSRVGDASVFRLWGWHPALIVDGEIKEALERAGISGGRFDEV, from the coding sequence ATGAAACAACGTTTTTTTGATCTGAGTATCGACGTTGATGTGCGGGAGCGCTGGTATTTGACCACGCCGATCACTGCGGAGGGGCAGCAAGTGGATGATGTCTGGGCGTTCACCAGCGGGGAGCGGATCGCCCCTCCCGGAAGATTGCGCGTTCCAGTCTCCCGCCCGGGCAGGCCGCTGGACTTCACTTCGGCGGGGGTGGGGCTCACGCCCATCATCAGCTCGCGAGTCGCATCGGTGTTCCGCGAGATGGCGCCCAACGACGTCCAACTCTTCCCTGTGGATGTCGACGGACAGGCCGAGCCCTATTTCCTCCTGGTCGTGGCGCGCACCGTCCGCTGCATCAATGATGCGGCGTGTGAAGAGGTGCGACTCTGGAAACCGGAAGATGGCCGTCCCGAGAAGGTAGGGCGATACCGTGTCGTTTCCGGGCTGCGCATCGACAAATCGCGAGTGGGTGACGCGAGTGTGTTCCGGCTGTGGGGGTGGCACCCCGCGCTCATCGTTGATGGGGAAATCAAGGAGGCGTTGGAGCGAGCTGGCATCTCAGGGGGACGGTTCGACGAGGTCTGA